In Deinococcus sedimenti, a single genomic region encodes these proteins:
- a CDS encoding PhzF family phenazine biosynthesis isomerase, translating into MIAYSEVSAFTETPGHGNRAGVVLDAAHLSRQDMQALAEMLGAPETVFITRREGTIARVRYFTPTQEVDFCGHATIALGFTLAQAGQWPDGQDLHLDTLVGRVPLRLHTEAGVPRRVWMRQPSPTYRDVPATLRANLAEALGIDHRMIHRGLPLAAASTGLWSVFVPLLDAVILDGLEPDLTRIHALSDALGVGSIYAYAPMGVNRFAARDFAPALGIPEDPVTGSAGGALMALLASQGRLPVRGERACGLVYQGHALGTPGEVEVELELDGQRVTKVHVGGCATVEREGVWTPPTPAAR; encoded by the coding sequence ATGATCGCCTACAGCGAGGTCAGTGCCTTCACCGAGACGCCCGGACACGGCAACCGGGCGGGCGTGGTGCTGGACGCCGCGCACCTCTCCCGGCAGGACATGCAGGCGCTCGCCGAGATGCTGGGCGCCCCCGAGACCGTGTTCATCACCCGCCGCGAGGGCACCATCGCGCGCGTCCGGTACTTCACGCCCACCCAGGAGGTCGACTTCTGCGGGCACGCCACCATCGCCCTGGGCTTCACACTGGCGCAGGCCGGGCAGTGGCCCGACGGGCAGGACCTCCACCTCGACACGCTGGTCGGGCGCGTCCCGCTGCGCCTGCACACCGAGGCCGGCGTGCCGCGCCGCGTGTGGATGCGTCAACCCTCCCCCACCTACCGCGACGTGCCCGCCACGCTGCGCGCCAACCTCGCCGAGGCGCTGGGCATCGACCACCGCATGATCCACCGCGGCCTACCACTGGCCGCAGCGAGCACGGGCCTCTGGAGCGTGTTCGTGCCGCTGCTGGACGCCGTGATCCTCGACGGACTGGAACCGGACCTGACCCGCATCCACGCCCTGAGCGACGCGCTGGGCGTGGGCAGCATCTACGCGTACGCGCCGATGGGCGTGAACCGCTTCGCCGCGCGGGACTTCGCGCCTGCCCTGGGCATCCCCGAGGACCCCGTGACTGGCAGCGCGGGCGGCGCGCTGATGGCGCTGCTGGCCAGTCAGGGCCGCCTGCCGGTGCGGGGCGAGCGCGCCTGCGGCCTCGTGTACCAGGGGCACGCGCTGGGCACGCCCGGCGAGGTCGAGGTGGAACTGGAACTCGACGGGCAGCGCGTTACGAAGGTCCACGTGGGCGGCTGCGCGACCGTGGAACGCGAGGGCGTCTGGACGCCTCCCACGCCCGCCGCCCGCTGA
- a CDS encoding class I adenylate-forming enzyme family protein has translation MRQAWAAVRATGALGERPAWAVLSLLRCMACEGPTLAGVVAWQARLGPERLALSDGTERLTYAELHARVQERARAWRGAHPPGTLVGLEAAGRQVAFVVDLLAGLRLGWRVVPLAPGQEGVGLASPPPPSSPRVAGRGGWLPPRAGRPVLLTSGSSGAPRLVRSAVRPVAALRVAGALLDALQPHRDAPVVLPLPLWHGHGLATLALALGVGAPLHLRAGASPEAIWATLDSTGAEVLAVVPTVLHRLLAVPGNAHRLRVVLSGSAPLSPELTAATRARLGDVLFNAFGSTELGVLTLAIPADLRAAPGSVGRPLPGVSVRVAPDGRVLASGLLRRGWHPTGDLGVLDTSGRLTLRGRADDLMVIGGENVWPAQLEAALLDVPGVVACAVLPVPCAEYGQRPVAFVEGDVNEAALHAFALSRWPRRLRPVRWVLGPLPRTPLGKVARGVLRARL, from the coding sequence GTGAGGCAGGCCTGGGCGGCGGTCCGGGCGACGGGCGCGCTGGGCGAGCGACCCGCGTGGGCCGTCCTGTCCCTGCTGCGCTGCATGGCTTGCGAGGGGCCGACCCTGGCGGGCGTGGTGGCGTGGCAGGCCCGGCTCGGCCCGGAGCGGCTGGCCCTGTCGGACGGGACGGAACGCCTGACCTACGCCGAGCTGCACGCGCGGGTGCAGGAACGGGCGCGGGCGTGGCGGGGCGCGCACCCGCCGGGGACCCTCGTCGGACTGGAGGCAGCGGGCAGGCAGGTGGCGTTCGTGGTGGACCTGCTGGCAGGCCTGCGGCTGGGCTGGCGGGTCGTGCCGCTCGCGCCGGGTCAGGAGGGGGTGGGGCTGGCGTCTCCCCCACCACCCTCCTCCCCACGGGTGGCCGGTCGGGGAGGTTGGTTGCCGCCGCGTGCGGGACGTCCGGTGCTCCTGACGTCGGGGAGTTCCGGGGCGCCCCGGCTGGTCCGGTCGGCCGTGCGGCCCGTGGCGGCGCTGCGGGTCGCGGGGGCGCTGCTGGACGCGCTGCAGCCACACCGGGACGCGCCGGTCGTGTTGCCGCTGCCGCTGTGGCACGGTCACGGACTGGCGACCCTGGCCCTGGCGCTGGGGGTGGGAGCGCCGCTGCACCTGCGGGCCGGGGCGTCACCGGAAGCGATCTGGGCCACGCTGGACTCCACGGGGGCGGAGGTGCTGGCCGTTGTCCCCACGGTCCTGCACCGTCTGCTGGCCGTACCGGGGAATGCGCACCGGCTGCGGGTGGTGCTGAGCGGGTCGGCGCCGCTGTCACCGGAGCTGACGGCCGCGACCCGCGCGCGGCTGGGGGACGTGCTGTTCAATGCGTTCGGCAGCACGGAACTGGGCGTGCTGACCCTGGCGATCCCGGCGGACCTGCGCGCCGCGCCTGGGTCGGTGGGTCGGCCCCTGCCGGGCGTGTCCGTGCGGGTCGCGCCGGACGGGCGGGTGCTGGCGAGCGGGCTACTGCGTCGGGGCTGGCACCCGACCGGTGACCTGGGCGTGCTGGACACCTCGGGGCGGCTGACCCTGCGGGGGCGCGCGGACGACCTGATGGTGATCGGTGGGGAGAACGTGTGGCCTGCTCAGCTGGAGGCGGCGCTGCTGGACGTGCCTGGGGTGGTGGCGTGCGCGGTCCTGCCGGTACCGTGCGCGGAGTACGGGCAGCGGCCGGTGGCGTTCGTGGAGGGTGACGTGAACGAGGCCGCTCTGCATGCCTTCGCGCTGTCACGGTGGCCGCGTCGCCTGCGGCCCGTGCGGTGGGTGCTGGGTCCGCTGCCGAGGACGCCGCTGGGGAAGGTGGCGCGCGGTGTCCTCCGTGCCCGCCTGTGA
- a CDS encoding SDR family NAD(P)-dependent oxidoreductase, translating to MRRALLSPPACRDLSALRGAVGGRAVLVTGASSGVGEATALRLGTAGATVLLLARREERLRVVAARVEAAGGRAVVIPADLSDPASVDLAAEVVRSVAPVLAGVVSNAGRSVRRRALDGAPRADLERLLAVNVTGPARLLLALRPALGAECVVVNVSSVSARHVGAPRWGAYQGSKAAFDLWLQAAVAEWPGVRGASVYLPLVRTPMIAPTRAYRFLPALSAAEAAEVVTLPFVRRVVRVAPWWLPGVEVAGIVCPGLLTRGLAWAERVEAHLERRR from the coding sequence GTGCGCCGCGCCCTGCTGTCCCCGCCTGCCTGCCGTGACCTGAGTGCCCTGCGCGGGGCGGTGGGGGGCCGGGCGGTGCTGGTGACCGGTGCGTCGTCCGGGGTGGGCGAGGCGACGGCGCTGCGGCTGGGCACGGCCGGGGCGACGGTGCTGCTGCTGGCGCGGCGTGAGGAGCGGCTGCGCGTGGTGGCCGCCCGGGTCGAGGCGGCGGGGGGTCGGGCGGTGGTGATCCCGGCGGACCTGAGCGACCCGGCGTCGGTGGACCTCGCGGCGGAGGTGGTGCGGTCGGTCGCGCCGGTCCTGGCGGGCGTGGTGAGCAACGCGGGACGGTCGGTGCGGCGGCGGGCGCTGGACGGCGCCCCGAGGGCGGATCTGGAGCGGCTGCTGGCGGTCAACGTGACGGGTCCGGCGCGACTGCTGCTGGCGCTGCGCCCGGCGCTGGGTGCGGAATGCGTGGTGGTGAACGTATCGAGCGTGTCCGCGCGGCACGTGGGCGCGCCGCGCTGGGGGGCGTATCAGGGCAGCAAGGCGGCATTCGACCTGTGGCTGCAGGCGGCGGTCGCGGAGTGGCCGGGGGTGCGGGGCGCGTCGGTGTACCTGCCGCTGGTGCGCACGCCGATGATCGCCCCGACCCGCGCGTACCGGTTCCTGCCCGCGCTGAGTGCCGCCGAGGCGGCCGAGGTGGTCACGCTGCCGTTCGTGCGGCGGGTGGTGCGGGTCGCGCCGTGGTGGCTGCCGGGCGTGGAGGTCGCGGGCATCGTGTGTCCGGGTCTCCTGACGCGCGGACTGGCGTGGGCGGAGCGGGTCGAGGCCCACTTGGAGCGCCGACGGTGA
- a CDS encoding prephenate dehydratase has protein sequence MSDPAPATAAVPVLTSGVVAFQGNPGSYGEIAALNAVAGYAETRGYPTFHEVARAVETGEAEYGVLPVENSLMGAIHQSIDLLSETDLHVVGEVVVRVSHCLMALPGVDLGDIRRVASQQPALDQCTDLIRKHGWQPVAAHDTAGSAKNLAQSGERDLAAIASERAAQLYGLNILQRNIEDEPFNYTRFMILARHEPAPSDAPHKTSLVFAVRHTPGFLVETLNELRGLNLSRIESRPRRDRAWSYLMYVDIEGDARDPKVAQALAGVLRKASYAKIIGSYPSAQGTVN, from the coding sequence ATGAGTGATCCTGCCCCCGCGACCGCTGCCGTGCCCGTCCTCACCTCCGGCGTGGTGGCGTTTCAGGGGAATCCCGGCTCGTACGGCGAGATCGCCGCGCTGAACGCCGTGGCCGGGTACGCCGAGACGCGCGGGTACCCGACCTTCCACGAGGTGGCCCGCGCCGTCGAGACGGGTGAAGCCGAGTACGGCGTGCTGCCGGTCGAGAACAGCCTGATGGGCGCCATCCACCAGAGCATCGACCTCCTGAGCGAGACGGACCTGCATGTCGTGGGCGAGGTGGTGGTGAGGGTGTCACACTGCCTGATGGCGCTGCCCGGCGTGGACCTCGGTGACATCCGCCGGGTCGCCAGCCAGCAACCCGCGCTGGACCAGTGCACGGACCTGATCCGCAAGCACGGCTGGCAGCCGGTCGCCGCGCACGACACGGCGGGCAGCGCGAAGAACCTCGCGCAGAGCGGCGAACGGGACCTCGCCGCGATCGCCAGCGAACGCGCCGCGCAGCTGTACGGGCTGAACATCCTCCAGCGGAACATCGAGGACGAACCGTTCAACTACACCCGCTTCATGATCCTCGCGCGGCACGAGCCCGCCCCGTCGGACGCGCCGCACAAGACCAGCCTCGTGTTCGCCGTGCGCCACACGCCGGGGTTCCTCGTCGAGACGCTGAACGAACTGCGCGGCCTGAACCTGTCCCGCATCGAGAGCCGCCCCCGCCGCGACCGCGCCTGGAGTTACCTGATGTACGTGGACATCGAGGGCGACGCCCGCGACCCGAAAGTCGCCCAGGCGCTCGCCGGGGTGCTACGCAAGGCCAGTTACGCGAAGATCATCGGCTCGTACCCGAGTGCTCAGGGCACCGTGAACTGA
- a CDS encoding amidase family protein — protein sequence MTLQPDPILDLDAVALAAATRRGDLTCSEVTRTYLSRLTALNGRLRAVITVNPEAQADADRLDAVSAERRGPLHGVPMLIKDNIDVAGLPTTAGSALLAGHVPDADAPLVTRLRNAGAVILGKANMTEWANFMTLAMPNGYSSAGGQTVNPWGDDVDTGGSSSGSGVAVAARLCAAAIGTETSGSIVSPAHQNGVIGVKPTLGLVPRTGIVPISHSQDTAGPITRSVRDAALILTVIGGPDDRDDATRRLPVPDLNVLPDVLRGAHLGIIRDETGVTPAESAALDHLTAALLDGGGVLHDVTFPSRADLNTHGWSLEVLEHEFKGDLNAYLRGVTSGPRTLQAVIDANDADPERLLRYGQTLLHAAQGTRGDGTEPAYREARTRDLRLTRTRGFDPLFAQGLDLIIFPGIHGYGLAAKAGYPSLALPVTAPGSTRPGGVLLVAPAGGEGRLLSLAADLNRLLGGVRFPEL from the coding sequence GTGACCCTGCAACCCGACCCGATCCTGGACCTCGACGCCGTGGCCCTGGCCGCCGCCACCCGCCGCGGCGACCTGACGTGCAGCGAGGTGACCCGCACGTACCTGAGTCGCCTGACCGCCCTGAACGGCCGCCTGCGCGCCGTGATCACCGTGAACCCCGAGGCGCAGGCCGACGCGGACCGCCTGGACGCCGTCAGTGCCGAGCGGCGCGGCCCGCTGCACGGCGTGCCCATGCTCATCAAGGACAACATCGACGTGGCGGGGCTGCCCACCACCGCCGGAAGTGCCCTGCTGGCGGGGCACGTTCCCGACGCGGACGCCCCGCTGGTCACGCGGCTGCGCAACGCTGGGGCCGTGATCCTCGGCAAGGCGAACATGACCGAATGGGCGAACTTCATGACGCTCGCCATGCCGAACGGGTACTCCAGCGCCGGCGGGCAGACCGTGAACCCCTGGGGGGACGACGTGGACACCGGCGGCAGCAGCAGCGGCAGCGGCGTGGCGGTCGCCGCGCGCCTGTGCGCCGCCGCGATCGGCACGGAAACCAGCGGCAGCATCGTCAGCCCGGCGCACCAGAACGGCGTGATCGGCGTGAAACCCACCCTGGGCCTCGTGCCCCGCACCGGGATCGTTCCCATCAGCCACAGTCAGGACACCGCCGGACCCATCACCCGCAGCGTCCGCGACGCGGCCCTGATCCTGACCGTCATCGGCGGACCGGACGACCGGGACGACGCGACCCGCCGCCTGCCCGTCCCCGACCTGAACGTCCTGCCTGACGTGCTGCGCGGCGCGCACCTCGGCATCATCCGCGACGAGACGGGCGTCACCCCGGCGGAATCCGCGGCGCTCGACCACCTGACCGCAGCGCTGCTCGACGGGGGTGGCGTCCTTCATGACGTGACCTTCCCCAGCCGCGCCGACCTGAACACGCACGGCTGGAGCCTCGAGGTGCTGGAACACGAGTTCAAGGGCGACCTGAACGCCTACCTGCGGGGCGTCACCAGCGGCCCCCGCACCCTCCAGGCGGTCATCGACGCGAACGACGCCGACCCCGAACGCCTCCTGCGGTACGGGCAGACCCTCCTCCACGCCGCGCAGGGCACCCGCGGCGACGGGACCGAGCCCGCCTACCGCGAGGCGCGCACGCGCGACCTGCGCCTGACCCGCACCCGCGGCTTCGACCCGCTGTTCGCGCAGGGCCTCGACCTGATCATCTTCCCCGGCATTCACGGCTACGGCCTGGCCGCCAAGGCTGGGTATCCGAGCCTCGCGCTTCCCGTCACCGCGCCCGGCTCGACCCGACCCGGCGGCGTGCTGCTCGTCGCGCCCGCCGGGGGAGAGGGCCGCCTGCTGTCCCTGGCCGCCGACCTGAACCGCCTGCTGGGCGGGGTGCGCTTCCCGGAACTCTAA
- a CDS encoding septum site-determining protein MinC, translating to MKLRGTLGGLNLLIEPGDTGSSVQDALSVRTDLLASAVTVELQGDADPEAIEAALHAIRAAGGTPGRVRAPRVSVPTPAPVPEIATPAPSLPARTEIVPHTLRAGFHREYPGSVIVLGDVNPGAEILAGGDVIVVGALRGVAHAGLGGHADAIVWARPIASTQIRIGDAVARAPEGSSLSNMRHRDDQPLPEIARLQDGVIHIDVQK from the coding sequence ATGAAGTTGCGCGGCACCCTGGGCGGCCTGAACCTCCTGATCGAACCCGGCGACACCGGCAGCAGTGTGCAGGACGCCCTGAGCGTCCGCACCGACCTGCTGGCCAGTGCCGTCACCGTCGAATTGCAGGGCGACGCCGACCCGGAGGCGATCGAGGCGGCCCTGCACGCGATCCGGGCCGCCGGGGGCACGCCGGGCCGCGTGCGGGCGCCGCGCGTGAGTGTGCCCACGCCGGCCCCCGTGCCCGAGATTGCGACGCCGGCGCCTTCACTCCCGGCCCGGACGGAGATCGTCCCGCACACCCTGCGGGCCGGGTTCCACCGCGAGTACCCCGGCAGCGTGATCGTGCTGGGCGACGTCAACCCGGGGGCGGAGATCCTGGCGGGTGGGGACGTGATCGTGGTGGGCGCACTGCGCGGCGTGGCGCACGCGGGCCTGGGCGGCCACGCCGACGCGATCGTGTGGGCGCGGCCCATCGCCAGCACGCAGATCCGCATCGGAGACGCCGTGGCCCGCGCGCCCGAAGGCAGCAGCCTGAGCAACATGCGCCACCGCGACGATCAGCCCCTCCCGGAGATTGCGAGGTTGCAGGACGGCGTGATTCACATCGACGTGCAGAAGTAA
- a CDS encoding S1 RNA-binding domain-containing protein, protein MVQLDSGAVVEGRVTRVTDFGAFIQFENGETGLVHISQIAHSFVRNIHDHVREGENVEVKVLGRDERGRLDLSIKELLEEPEEVPRPRAIGRQSPQFEAKLRSFMRDAKERTHGGGGGGGGSAAKKPAGKRKR, encoded by the coding sequence TTGGTGCAGCTTGATTCCGGCGCGGTCGTGGAGGGCCGCGTAACGCGCGTGACCGATTTCGGCGCGTTCATCCAGTTCGAGAACGGCGAGACGGGCCTGGTGCACATCTCGCAGATCGCGCACTCTTTCGTCCGGAACATCCACGACCACGTCCGCGAGGGCGAGAACGTGGAAGTGAAGGTTCTGGGCCGGGACGAACGCGGTCGCCTCGACCTCTCCATCAAGGAACTTCTCGAAGAACCTGAGGAAGTCCCCCGTCCCCGCGCGATCGGTCGCCAGAGCCCGCAGTTCGAGGCCAAGCTCCGTTCGTTCATGCGTGACGCCAAGGAACGCACCCACGGTGGTGGGGGCGGCGGCGGTGGCAGCGCGGCGAAGAAGCCCGCCGGGAAGCGCAAGCGCTGA
- a CDS encoding PIG-L deacetylase family protein, whose protein sequence is MSTPTLLAVFAHPDDEAFSVGGTLTHYARQGVRVVLACATRGEAGKITVPGMTVNDLGAQREQELRAACEALEIGAPVFLDYHDSGRYERTRHDDPEALMNVNPLDVEVKLRALIEDVQPQVIVTFDPHGGYGHVDHLQMHRATVAAFFSTGHLPYGGPQRLYYTALTTEAAQGLARMGQDLDPLVYGVDPTTLAVNLDVSAYAANKKAALMAHGTQMGEQSILGRMSPEEREAMERRMLGSEGFSVGGTRTALAQYPLSGLFDGLGFDGLN, encoded by the coding sequence ATGAGCACCCCGACCCTGCTGGCCGTCTTTGCCCACCCTGACGATGAAGCGTTCAGCGTGGGCGGCACCCTCACCCACTACGCCCGTCAGGGGGTGAGGGTCGTCCTGGCGTGCGCCACGCGCGGCGAGGCCGGGAAGATCACGGTGCCCGGCATGACCGTGAACGACCTGGGCGCGCAGCGGGAACAGGAACTGCGCGCCGCGTGCGAGGCGCTGGAGATCGGCGCACCCGTGTTCCTCGACTACCACGACTCCGGCCGCTACGAGCGCACCCGCCACGACGACCCGGAGGCGTTGATGAACGTGAACCCGCTGGACGTCGAGGTCAAGCTCCGCGCGCTGATCGAGGACGTGCAGCCGCAGGTGATCGTCACGTTCGACCCGCACGGCGGCTATGGGCACGTCGACCACCTGCAGATGCACCGCGCGACTGTCGCCGCGTTCTTCAGCACCGGGCACCTCCCGTATGGCGGGCCGCAGCGGCTGTACTACACGGCGCTGACCACCGAGGCCGCGCAGGGACTGGCGCGCATGGGGCAGGACCTCGATCCGCTGGTCTATGGGGTCGACCCGACCACCCTGGCCGTGAACCTGGACGTCAGCGCGTACGCCGCGAACAAGAAGGCGGCCCTGATGGCCCACGGCACGCAGATGGGCGAGCAGAGCATCCTGGGCCGCATGAGCCCCGAGGAACGCGAGGCGATGGAGCGGCGCATGCTGGGCAGCGAGGGTTTCAGCGTCGGCGGCACCCGTACTGCCCTGGCGCAGTACCCGCTGAGCGGCCTGTTCGACGGGCTGGGATTCGACGGGCTGAACTGA
- a CDS encoding ParA family protein — MARVAAITSEKGGVGKSTLAVHLAGAAHAQGQNVLLVDEDGRVGSSLRWAQRAGALPFPVVAADDVKPKKLAAFDLVVIDTEGRPRRKDLRQLAERADLILVPSGVSPLEVDATRELLDFLTEEGAARQSRVILTRVPPVGHAAEVLREDLREGGVTVCNTLVRSYLAYQRAAELGVLARDVRDPRAMAAWADIETLSRELW, encoded by the coding sequence ATGGCACGCGTGGCAGCGATCACTTCGGAGAAGGGCGGCGTGGGCAAGAGCACCCTGGCCGTGCACCTGGCGGGCGCGGCGCACGCGCAGGGCCAGAATGTCCTGCTGGTGGACGAGGACGGCCGGGTGGGCAGCAGCCTCCGCTGGGCGCAGCGGGCCGGGGCGCTGCCGTTCCCGGTCGTCGCGGCGGACGACGTGAAGCCCAAGAAACTCGCGGCGTTCGACCTCGTCGTGATCGACACCGAGGGCCGTCCGCGTCGCAAGGATCTTCGGCAGCTGGCCGAGCGGGCCGACCTGATCCTGGTGCCCAGCGGCGTGAGTCCGCTGGAGGTGGACGCCACGCGCGAACTGCTGGACTTCCTGACGGAGGAAGGTGCGGCGCGGCAGTCCCGGGTGATCCTGACGCGGGTGCCCCCCGTCGGTCACGCGGCCGAGGTGCTGCGCGAGGACCTGCGCGAGGGGGGCGTGACGGTGTGCAACACGCTGGTCCGGTCGTACCTGGCGTACCAGCGCGCTGCGGAACTGGGCGTCCTGGCGCGGGACGTGCGTGATCCTCGCGCCATGGCCGCGTGGGCGGACATCGAGACCCTGTCGCGCGAGTTGTGGTGA
- the gluQRS gene encoding tRNA glutamyl-Q(34) synthetase GluQRS encodes MTDAVVGRFAPSPTGAMHLGNARTALLAWLHSRAHGGRHLLRFEDLDTGRVRGWAFDVTRADLEWLGLDWDEEVIQSKRLDVYRAAAERLDTYPCTCTRKEVQAAIQDSAGAPHGAEPVYPGTCRAGSLNPERPAALRWRVPDEVVCAHDEWRGETLCQHLPAEVGDLVLRRNDGVFAYHLAVVVDDAAAGVTDVLRGEDLWTATPRQVALQRALGLSTPRYWHVPLMLDFRGERLAKRGGAPPVQVLRDAGDAPGRVLSELARSLGWAVPDEVSATELLPLWLAELERIEIRARDHKLR; translated from the coding sequence GTGACCGATGCCGTGGTGGGCCGCTTCGCGCCCAGTCCCACCGGGGCGATGCACCTGGGCAACGCCCGCACCGCGCTACTGGCGTGGCTGCACTCCCGCGCGCACGGTGGACGGCACCTGCTGCGATTCGAGGATCTGGACACCGGGCGGGTGCGCGGCTGGGCGTTCGACGTGACCCGCGCCGACCTGGAGTGGCTGGGCCTCGACTGGGACGAGGAGGTCATCCAGTCGAAGCGGCTGGATGTGTACCGCGCGGCCGCCGAGCGGTTGGACACCTACCCCTGCACCTGCACCCGCAAGGAGGTGCAGGCGGCCATTCAGGACAGCGCGGGCGCCCCGCACGGCGCGGAACCGGTGTACCCCGGTACCTGCCGCGCGGGCAGCCTGAACCCGGAGCGTCCGGCGGCGCTGCGCTGGCGCGTGCCCGACGAGGTGGTCTGCGCCCATGACGAATGGCGCGGCGAGACGCTGTGTCAGCACCTCCCGGCCGAGGTGGGCGACCTTGTGCTGCGGCGCAATGACGGGGTGTTCGCGTATCACCTCGCGGTGGTGGTGGACGACGCAGCGGCGGGCGTGACGGACGTGTTGCGCGGTGAGGACCTGTGGACAGCCACGCCCCGGCAGGTGGCACTGCAAAGGGCATTGGGTCTGTCCACGCCCCGTTACTGGCACGTGCCGCTGATGCTGGATTTCCGGGGTGAACGATTGGCGAAACGCGGCGGCGCGCCGCCCGTGCAGGTGCTCCGTGACGCCGGGGACGCGCCGGGCCGGGTGCTGTCGGAACTGGCGCGCAGCCTGGGCTGGGCCGTCCCGGACGAGGTGAGTGCCACGGAGTTGCTGCCGCTGTGGCTGGCTGAACTTGAGCGGATTGAAATTAGGGCGCGTGATCACAAACTTAGATGA
- the trpB gene encoding tryptophan synthase subunit beta, with product MSLQLPTYPQPDERGRFGRFGGRYVPETLIPALDELQAAYTAARNDPAFLNELDRLLKEFVGRPSGLYLAQRLTEHAGGAKIYLKREDQNYTGAHKINNCLAQALLARRMGKQRVIAETGAGQHGVASATAAALLGLECIVYMGAEDIRRQALNVFRMKLLGAEVREVTSGTSTLKDATNEAIRDWVTNVRDTFYILGSVVGPHPYPAMVRDFQSIIGEEVKVQHQALEGRAVPDAIVACVGGGSNAIGIFAPFAYLPEDQRPLMIGTEAAGEGVESGRHAASVAGGRIGVLHGAMMYLLNDDEGQIVPPHSISAGLDYPGIGPEHCLYAETGVAQYVPVTDAQALDALQLLTRLEGIIPALESAHAIHAAVNVARTMRPDQTVVVNLSGRGDKDVAEVMRLLDLGREQDGIPAAPRTPEVHA from the coding sequence ATGTCCCTTCAACTCCCCACCTACCCCCAGCCGGACGAACGGGGCCGCTTCGGCCGCTTCGGTGGACGGTACGTGCCCGAAACACTCATCCCCGCCCTGGACGAACTCCAGGCCGCCTACACTGCGGCGCGCAACGATCCCGCGTTCCTGAACGAACTCGACCGCCTCCTGAAGGAATTCGTGGGTCGCCCCAGCGGCCTGTACCTCGCCCAGCGTCTCACCGAGCACGCAGGCGGCGCGAAGATCTACCTCAAGCGCGAGGACCAGAACTACACCGGTGCGCACAAGATCAACAACTGCCTCGCGCAGGCCCTGCTCGCCAGGCGCATGGGCAAGCAGCGTGTCATCGCCGAGACCGGCGCCGGGCAGCACGGCGTCGCCAGCGCCACCGCCGCCGCCCTGCTGGGCCTCGAATGCATCGTGTACATGGGCGCCGAGGACATCCGCCGTCAGGCGCTGAACGTGTTCCGCATGAAACTCCTGGGTGCCGAGGTCCGCGAGGTCACCTCCGGCACGAGCACCCTCAAGGACGCCACGAACGAGGCCATCCGCGACTGGGTCACGAACGTCCGCGACACCTTCTACATCCTCGGGAGCGTCGTCGGGCCGCACCCGTACCCCGCGATGGTCCGCGACTTCCAGTCCATCATCGGCGAGGAGGTCAAGGTGCAGCACCAGGCGCTCGAGGGCCGCGCGGTGCCCGACGCGATCGTCGCGTGCGTGGGTGGCGGCAGCAACGCCATCGGCATCTTCGCGCCCTTCGCGTACCTCCCCGAGGACCAGCGCCCCCTGATGATCGGCACCGAGGCTGCCGGCGAAGGCGTGGAATCCGGCCGGCACGCCGCGAGCGTCGCCGGGGGCCGCATCGGCGTGCTGCACGGCGCGATGATGTACCTCCTGAACGACGACGAGGGCCAGATCGTCCCCCCGCACTCCATCAGCGCGGGCCTCGACTACCCCGGCATCGGCCCCGAACACTGCCTGTACGCCGAGACGGGCGTCGCGCAGTACGTGCCCGTCACCGACGCGCAGGCGCTCGACGCCCTGCAACTGCTGACCCGTCTGGAGGGCATCATCCCCGCGCTGGAAAGCGCGCACGCCATCCACGCCGCCGTGAACGTGGCCCGCACCATGCGCCCCGACCAGACGGTCGTCGTGAACCTGTCCGGCCGCGGCGACAAGGACGTGGCCGAGGTGATGCGCCTCCTCGACCTGGGCCGCGAGCAGGACGGCATTCCCGCCGCGCCCCGCACCCCGGAGGTGCACGCATGA